CATGCGCTCTTTCGTGGCCGGCGCGGGCGTCGTGGCGCTGGCGGCCCTCGGGACACTGTTCCTGGGCGCCGTGCTCATCGCGCTGCTGTGGCTCGTCGTGCGGCTGCCGATGCCACATCTGCCGCTGATCAACATGGCGCGCGCGAACCTGCGCAGCCGCCAGGTACGTTCCGCATTCTCGCTCATCGCACTGTTCGTCGGCGTGTTCTCGATCGGGTTTGCCGCTGCTGCGATGACCACCGGGCGCGACCGTGTCGCGTCCAGGCGCGGCACGGATGCCGGGCTGAACATGCGCGTGTATGCGGCTGAGGGGGAGAGCGCGATGACACCTGTGGCGCTCCGCGAGCTGGGTGCCGGCGAGATCATCGCGAGTCATGAAGCGACGGTGAGGACGGTCGACAGTGCCGGTGCACGGCTGGGGATGCTGGACCACATCGCGATCCATGACGACAAAGATCTTGCATCCCTCGTCGTGCTCGGTCCGGACGTCCAGTGGCAGGGCGATGGGCTGGCCGTGCTCGTGCCCGACCGCATGCGGGACCCGCCGTTGTCACGTCGTGTCGGTGAGCGCCTGACCGTGACGTCAGGCGACCGGTCCATCATCGTTCACATCGCGGGATTCTATGTGCCACTGGATACGGAGTTCTTCAGTGCGCCACGCGGCATGATCGCCGGGGCGGGAGTGGCGCGCGCCCTTGGGATCGAGGGGCCGCCGACGACGTATCTGGCTGCTCTGCCCGAGGCCGCGCTCGACGCCGCGGCCCCGGCGCTTGGCCAGCGGCTGCCCGGCTCGCTCGTCGTGAGCCGTCGTGACATCAACGACTTCCTGGTTGCGACGTACCAGAGCCTCTTCATGTTCGTCATTGCCGTGGCGGGCCTGGCACTCCTCGCCGGCGGAGTCCTCATCGCGAATGCAGTGTCGCTCGCGATGGTCGAGCGCCGCCGTGAGCTGGGCGTGCTCATGGCCGTCGGCTACACCAGTCGGCGCGTGCTGCGCACCATCCTGCTCGAGAACGGCGCGCTCGGGCTGGTCGCCGGAATTGCGGGCATCGCAGGGGTGCGCATCGTCGTCGCGATCCTGAATGCGAGAGAGTCGTCGATCGGCATGGAGTTCGGCGCCGGCGCAGCCCTCGCCCTGCTTGCGACGTCGGTCCTGCTCGCGATGCTCGCCGCCGGTGCGGTCGCCTGGGCGCCGGTTCACGTGCGACCGCTCGAGGTGCTCCGCGACGAATGATCTCGACGCGGCCACTCTGCCGATGCGCGCCGGGCGTCGGGACCGGCGCGCGCGATGTTGACGCGGCGGATCCGGCGGGTTTTCATGCCCTCCCTCGGGCGTCCCTGTTCTGACGGCAGGTTGTAGCAGGCGATGCGGGCGGATACCTTTCCGCCGCCTGCGAGGCGCCGCGCCGCCCAGGGTTTCGTCGACCGACGGGGCCGGCTCGTCTCGCGCGCCGGCGGCGGCGTCGGTCCGCGCGCGGGACTTGCACAGTGGGCGTGGAACAGGGGATGAGGCAGCATATATGAAATCGACGAATCCCGCGTCGCTCGACCAGCGGGCGCAGCGGCTTCATGAGATTCTGCGCGAATGCGGCTCCGTGTGCATCGGGTACTCCGGCGGTGTCGACTCCGTGTACCTGGCGGCTGCGGCCGTGGCGACGCTCGGTCGTGAGAACGTGCTGGCGGTGACCGGCAGGAGTGCGGCGTACCCGATGGTGCAGCGCGATGTGGCACTGGAATGTGCGCGCGATTTCGGCATTCCCCACCTGGAGATCGAGACGGACGAGCTGGCCGATGAGCGGTATACGGCCAATCCGTCCAATCGCTGCTACTACTGCAAGTCCGAGCTGTGGCCGAAGCTGGTCGGTGTGGCACGTGAGCGCGGCCTGAACGCTGTACTGGACGGATCGAATGCCGACGATGCCGGCGACTACCGACCCGGCTTCGCCGCCGCCCGTGAGAATCACGTGCGCTCGCCGCTGCTCGAGGCGGGTCTCACGAAGGCGGATGTGCGCACGCTGTCCGCTCGTCTGGGACTGCCTACATGGGATCAGCCGGCCGCGCCCTGTCTTTCGAGCCGGCTGCCGTACGGGATCGCGGTGACACCGGCGCGCCTGCGGGCCGTGGAACGCGCGGAGGATACGCTTCGCGCCCTCGGTTTCCGCGAGCTGCGCGTACGGCACCACGATGACTGCCTGCGCATCGAGCTTGCGCCCGGCGAACTGGAGCGCGTTTACCCCCTCGCCGACGATGTTCACCGGCAGATATCAGAGGCCGAAAATGTGCGCGTGCTGATCGACGTGGAGGGATACCGCAGGGGTGCTCTGAATGAAGCACTCGTTCAGATCGGGTCCCCTACGGCTGGCCCCGGTGCGCAGCACCCGATTCCCGAGCACGAAGTCGGCGGGTTCCACGGCGATATCGCGATCGTGGCCGGTGCAGATCCTGATGTTGCCCGTCGTGCCGCGGCGGCGCTGCGTGCGCGCGGCTTCCGTTATATCGCAGTCGATGCCGCCGCGTTCATCACTGCGGGCAATGCAGCTGGCCATGGCTGACGTCGCCTACCTGGATCACGCTGCGACCTCGGCGATCCGGCCGCGCGCCGTGACCGACGCGGTAGTCGCGTATCTGGAGAACATCGGCGCGACACCCGGCAGGGGCGGACACAGGCTCGCCGTCGAGGCCGGTCGTGTTGCACTCCAGTGCAGGCAGCAGATCACGAAGCTGCTCAACATCCCGGGTGACATTGGCCGCATCGCGTTCATGGCCAATGCCACGCAGGCATTGAACACAGCGCTGCACGGCACATTGCGTCCCGGCGATCGCGTCGTGGTCACGACGTTCGATCACAATGCGGTGCTGCGACCTGCCGCAGCGCTCGCGAGGCAGCGCGATGTGGAGGTCGTGCTGGTGCAGGTCGACGCGATGGGTGGGGTGGACGAGGAGTCACTGCGCCGCGCACTGGACGGCGCGAGACTGCTCGCCATCAATGCGGCGTCCAATGTGCTCGGCACCCGTCTCGACGTGCCACGGCTGGCGCGGCTGGCTCGCGATGCTGGTGCGCTCAGTGTGGTCGACGTTGCGCAGGTGGCAGGACATGCACCGTTCGATGCGGCCGCTGCGAACGCCGACATGATCGCGTTCACGGGGCACAAGGGGATGCTCGGACCGCAGGGGATCGGCGGTCTCTGGGTGCGCGCGGGCGTCGACGTCGAGCCGTTCATGACCGGCGGCACCGGCGGCAACTCGCTCGAGCGTCAGATGCCGGCTGCCTATCCCGATCATCTCGAGGCCGGCACGTCGAACGGCCCAGGCATCGCGGGTCTGGCGGCCGGCATCCGTGTAGTGCTCGACGAGGGCGTCGACGCGATTCATGCGCGCACCGCGTCACTGAAGCAGACGCTGCGCGAAGGCCTCGCGGCGGTGCCAGGCGTCACCGTGCACTCACCCGACAGTCCCGGCGGCCTTCCTGTCGTCACGATCACGACCGACACTTTCGATGCGGCAGCGCTGGCTGCGCGTCTCGATCGCGAGCACGCTGTGCTGACACGGCCCGGATTGCACTGCGCGCCGGAGGTACACCGCCTGCTCGGCACGGATGCAGCGGGTGCCCTCCGCTTCTCACTCGGCTGGTCGTCGACGGAGCGGGATGTGGAACGCGCAGTGGCTGCGGTCGGCGCGATTCTCCGTGGTACGCCCGCACCACAGGCGGCGCGGGGCGCTACGTGAGGACATTCGTGGCACTGAATCTCCCGCCGGAGGAGCGTGCGCGTCTGCATGAATCGCTGGAGCCGATCCGCGCGAAGTCGCTGCCCGTTCGCTGGGCGGCACCCGATGCACTTCACATGACGGTTAAGTTTCTGGGCGACACCGAAGGTGCCGCGGTGACCGCAGTCGATGAGGTGCTGCTGACGGCAGCAGCGCATCGCTCGCCCGTCACGCTACGGATCGGCGGCCTCGGCGGCTTCCCATCGCTGCGTCGTGCCAGCATCCTCTGGGTGGGAGTCTCCGGCGACAGCGAGCTGGCCGCACTGCAGCGCGAGCTCGAACCCGCATTGTCGCGGCTGGGCTTCCCGCGCGACCAGCGTCCCTTTCGCCCGCACATCACGATCGGCCGCACCCGCGGCGGGACGCAGCCGCTCGACGTCGAACGATTGAGCGGCCTGGTCCGATACGAAACGACGATAACGGTGGATACTGTGGATCTGATGCAGAGTCATACGGGCCCGGGCGGCCCGCGATACGACACACTGCTGCGACGGCGGCTGGGCGAGCGGGAGGGGTTGTGACCGGTTGCTTCCGCCGCGTGCTGGGGCTGCTCATGGTGCTCCTTCTGCTGGCCGGAGCGTGGATCTTCCGCGACCGGATTCGGACTGCGTGGAGCGACTGGCGCGGAGGCGCCGAGGAAGTAGAGTCTCCGTCGGCCGAGCTGGCGCAGGGTGCGCAACGCAAGCTTGACGCGCTGGGCGACGGCTCCACTTCATCGGTGTCGCTGTCCGGTGTCGAGCTCGAGAGCCTGATCCTGCACAGCTATCGCGGCGTGCTGCCTGCGTTTCTCGACTCGCCGCAGGTCCAGCTGGAAGGCGACCGGCTCCGGTTGCGCGCCCGCGTGCCGATCGACAAGCTTCCCCGCGTGGACGGCCTCTCGGACGCAGCGGCGTTTCTGCCCGACACGACGGACCTCACGGTCACCGGCACGCTGCTGCCGCTCGAATCCGGCCGAGTCGGTTTCGGTGTCGACGACGTCAGCGCCGCCCGCGTCCCGCTGCCCGACCGCTTCATAGCCGGTGCATTGAGGCGGATGGGGCGGCGCGATGAGGCCGGCCTGCCTGCCGACGCGATCGCCGTCAGGCTGCCGCGCGGTGCGGCAACGGCCTACATACGCAGAGACTCGCTCGTGCTGCTGGCGCGTCCCGCCGGTGGCAACTGACACGCACACGGACGCTCCATGGCAAACATTCTGGTCGTCGACGACGAAGAGGGGATCCGCAAGATCCTGCGCCAGGTCCTCGAATACGAGGGTCACGATGTGCGTGTCGCGTCCGGCGGCGGTGAGGCCATTGACGCATACGTCGACCTGCGCCCGGACCTCGTCTTCATGGACGTGAAGATGGCGCGCATGGACGGGCTCGAGGCGCTTGATCGCATCCGCGAGCATGACTCCGATGCGTGCGTTGTGATGATCAGCGGCCACGGCAACATCGAGACGGCCGTCGAGGCCACGCGCCGTGGCGCGTACGACTTCCTGGAAAAGCCGCTCGACACTGATCGCCTCCTGCTCACTATCCGCAACGCGCTCCAGCAGCGCGGTCTCGTTCAGGAAAACGCGCGACTGCGCGGCGAGGTGGAGAGCCGCTACGAGATCGTCGGTCGCAGCTTTGCCATCCGCTCACTGCTCGACCGCATCGAGAAGGTCGCACCGACGGACGCGCGCGTCCTCATCACCGGCGAGAACGGCACCGGCAAGGAGCTGGTCGCGCGGGCCATCCACCGGCTGTCCGCGCGCAGTGAAGAGCCGTTCGTCGAGGTGAACTGTGCCGCGATCCCGTCCGAGCTGATCGAGAGCGAGCTCTTCGGCCACATGAAGGGATCGTTCACGGGTGCCCACGCAGATCGCGCCGGCAAATTCGAGCAGGCGAACGGCGGCACACTCTTCCTCGACGAGATCGGGGACATGAGCCTCGCGGCGCAGGCGAAGGTGCTGCGCGCATTGCAGGAGGGCATCATTACGAGGGTCGGCGGCGAGAAGCCGATCCGCGTTGACGTGCGCGTCATTGCTGCGACGAACAAGTCGCTCGAGGAGGAGATCGCCGCGGGCCGGTTCCGCGAGGATCTGTACCACCGTCTCAACGTCGTGCCCATTCATGTGCCGCCGTTGCGCGAACGGCGCGAGGATGTGCCCATGCTGGTGCGCCACTTCGCTCGCAAGGCTGTGGAGGAGCAGCGTCTGCCTTCACGTGACTTCGAAGCCGGTGCACTGGAAGCGCTCGGCCGCCTGGATTGGTCGGGCAACGTGCGTGAGCTGCGCAATACGGTCGAGCGCCTGCTCATTCTGGGCCGCGGCGGCGACATCAGCGAGGCCGATGTCGAGCGACTCGTCGGTGGCCGTCACACCGCAGATTCGCTCTCCGCCGACATGCTGAGCGCGGCGACGTTCTCCGAGTTCAAGGAGCGCGCCGAGCGCGCGTTCATTCTGGCCCGGCTGCGTGAGAACGACTGGAACGTAAGCGAGACCGCGCGCCGCATCGAGATGCCACGGTCGAACCTGTACAAGAAGATCGAGCGATACGGGCTGGTGAGGGAAGAAACCTGAAACAGATCCGGGAGCGCGAGCGGGATCGTGTTCGGGATCGGGAGCGGGAACAGCCGGGTGCGAGGCCGATGCACCTCCCGATCCTGCACACCAACACGATCCCGAGCCCGCGCCCGGATTCGTTAATTCAACAAGGAAAATCGAATGCCAGAACGATTCAGGAACCACATAGCAGGCGAGTGGACCGATTCAGCGAGCGGGCGCACGTTCGAGAATCGGAACCCGGCGGACAACAACGATCTCATCGGTGAGTTCCCGCGCTCGGATGCGCAGGACCTCGAGCGGGCGGTCGAGTCGGCGAAGCGCGGCTTCGAGCAGTGGCGGCGTACGCCGGCCCCGCTGCGCGGCGATGTGCTGCGCCGCGTGGGCGACATCCTGACGGAGCGGAAGGAAGAGATCTCGCGCGCGATGACGCGCGAGATGGGCAAGGTCCTGAACGAGACGCGCGGTGACGTGCAGGAGGGCATCGACACGGCCTACTACGCCGCAGTCGAAGGGCGGCGCCTCTTCGGCCACACCGTGCCGAGCGAGCTGCGCGACAAGTGGGCCATGACCTATCGCCGCCCGATCGGCGTCGCCGGCCTGATCACGCCGTTCAACTTCCCGCTCGCCATCCCGACCTGGAAGATGTTCCCGGCTCTGGTCTGCGGTAACTCCGTCATCCTGAAGCCGGCCGAGGATGTGCCGCACACGTCGACGATCCTGGTTGAAGTTCTGCTCGAGGCCGGCCTGCCGCCGGACGTCGTGCAGCTCGTGCACGGGTTCGGCGAGGAGATCGGCGCGGCGATGGTCGAGCACCCGGAGATCCCGGTTATCTCGTTCACCGGCTCGACGGGCGTCGGCTCCAACATTGGCGCGGTTTGCGGCCGCATGCACAAGCGGCTGTCGCTCGAGATGGGCGGCAAGAACGCGCAGATCGTGATGCCGGATGCGCCGATGGATCTTGCGATCGACGGCGTGCTGTGGGGTGCCTTCGGCACGACCGGTCAGCGCTGCACTGCGACCAGCCGGCTGCTGCTGCACGAGGACATCCACGACAGGTTCCTCGGCCAGCTGATCGACCGCGCCAGCACCCTCAAGCTGGG
This window of the Longimicrobiales bacterium genome carries:
- the larE gene encoding ATP-dependent sacrificial sulfur transferase LarE — its product is MKSTNPASLDQRAQRLHEILRECGSVCIGYSGGVDSVYLAAAAVATLGRENVLAVTGRSAAYPMVQRDVALECARDFGIPHLEIETDELADERYTANPSNRCYYCKSELWPKLVGVARERGLNAVLDGSNADDAGDYRPGFAAARENHVRSPLLEAGLTKADVRTLSARLGLPTWDQPAAPCLSSRLPYGIAVTPARLRAVERAEDTLRALGFRELRVRHHDDCLRIELAPGELERVYPLADDVHRQISEAENVRVLIDVEGYRRGALNEALVQIGSPTAGPGAQHPIPEHEVGGFHGDIAIVAGADPDVARRAAAALRARGFRYIAVDAAAFITAGNAAGHG
- a CDS encoding aminotransferase class V-fold PLP-dependent enzyme encodes the protein MADVAYLDHAATSAIRPRAVTDAVVAYLENIGATPGRGGHRLAVEAGRVALQCRQQITKLLNIPGDIGRIAFMANATQALNTALHGTLRPGDRVVVTTFDHNAVLRPAAALARQRDVEVVLVQVDAMGGVDEESLRRALDGARLLAINAASNVLGTRLDVPRLARLARDAGALSVVDVAQVAGHAPFDAAAANADMIAFTGHKGMLGPQGIGGLWVRAGVDVEPFMTGGTGGNSLERQMPAAYPDHLEAGTSNGPGIAGLAAGIRVVLDEGVDAIHARTASLKQTLREGLAAVPGVTVHSPDSPGGLPVVTITTDTFDAAALAARLDREHAVLTRPGLHCAPEVHRLLGTDAAGALRFSLGWSSTERDVERAVAAVGAILRGTPAPQAARGAT
- the thpR gene encoding RNA 2',3'-cyclic phosphodiesterase → MALNLPPEERARLHESLEPIRAKSLPVRWAAPDALHMTVKFLGDTEGAAVTAVDEVLLTAAAHRSPVTLRIGGLGGFPSLRRASILWVGVSGDSELAALQRELEPALSRLGFPRDQRPFRPHITIGRTRGGTQPLDVERLSGLVRYETTITVDTVDLMQSHTGPGGPRYDTLLRRRLGEREGL
- a CDS encoding sigma-54 dependent transcriptional regulator produces the protein MANILVVDDEEGIRKILRQVLEYEGHDVRVASGGGEAIDAYVDLRPDLVFMDVKMARMDGLEALDRIREHDSDACVVMISGHGNIETAVEATRRGAYDFLEKPLDTDRLLLTIRNALQQRGLVQENARLRGEVESRYEIVGRSFAIRSLLDRIEKVAPTDARVLITGENGTGKELVARAIHRLSARSEEPFVEVNCAAIPSELIESELFGHMKGSFTGAHADRAGKFEQANGGTLFLDEIGDMSLAAQAKVLRALQEGIITRVGGEKPIRVDVRVIAATNKSLEEEIAAGRFREDLYHRLNVVPIHVPPLRERREDVPMLVRHFARKAVEEQRLPSRDFEAGALEALGRLDWSGNVRELRNTVERLLILGRGGDISEADVERLVGGRHTADSLSADMLSAATFSEFKERAERAFILARLRENDWNVSETARRIEMPRSNLYKKIERYGLVREET
- a CDS encoding aldehyde dehydrogenase family protein, translated to MPERFRNHIAGEWTDSASGRTFENRNPADNNDLIGEFPRSDAQDLERAVESAKRGFEQWRRTPAPLRGDVLRRVGDILTERKEEISRAMTREMGKVLNETRGDVQEGIDTAYYAAVEGRRLFGHTVPSELRDKWAMTYRRPIGVAGLITPFNFPLAIPTWKMFPALVCGNSVILKPAEDVPHTSTILVEVLLEAGLPPDVVQLVHGFGEEIGAAMVEHPEIPVISFTGSTGVGSNIGAVCGRMHKRLSLEMGGKNAQIVMPDAPMDLAIDGVLWGAFGTTGQRCTATSRLLLHEDIHDRFLGQLIDRASTLKLGSGLVDGNDVGPLINQAALDKVASYVEVAHAEGDEVLAGGQRATGGDLDRGFFFQPTILRGVKPGSRLACEEVFGPVLSVIRFKDLDEAIRINNEVKYGLSSSIYTNDVRASFRAMLELDNGISYINAPTIGAEAHLPFGGVKQTGNGHREGGWEVYEFYSETKVCYVDYSGKLQRAQIDTYDAGPY